The following coding sequences lie in one Deltaproteobacteria bacterium genomic window:
- a CDS encoding NADH-quinone oxidoreductase subunit J, whose product MSLPLFLVFACLLVAAALGVILQRHPLRSALALVATLFLLAVVFLFLDAQLVAVLQIIVYAGAIMVLFLFVIMLLNLQSEPREAGRVGLKLAATLAGSLLALQLIALSRAPVAIPGAGTAGAVAEGFGMTVSVGERLFTQYLLPFEITSVLLLVAIIGAVVLAKRQVS is encoded by the coding sequence ATGAGCCTCCCGCTGTTCCTGGTTTTCGCCTGTCTGTTGGTGGCTGCCGCGCTCGGCGTGATCTTGCAGCGCCATCCGCTGCGCAGCGCGCTGGCGCTGGTGGCCACGCTCTTCTTGCTCGCGGTGGTGTTCTTGTTCCTCGATGCCCAGCTCGTAGCCGTCCTGCAGATCATCGTCTATGCCGGGGCGATCATGGTGCTGTTCCTGTTCGTCATCATGCTGCTCAACTTGCAGAGCGAACCGCGCGAAGCGGGCCGGGTGGGCTTGAAGCTGGCGGCGACCTTGGCCGGCTCGCTGTTGGCGTTGCAGCTGATTGCGCTGTCGCGCGCCCCGGTGGCGATTCCGGGGGCGGGAACGGCCGGTGCGGTGGCCGAAGGGTTCGGCATGACTGTGAGCGTCGGCGAGCGCTTGTTCACGCAATACCTGCTGCCGTTCGAGATCACCTCGGTGTTGTTGCTGGTGGCGATTATCGGTGCGGTGGTGCTGGCCAAACGGCAGGTGAGTTAA
- a CDS encoding NADH-quinone oxidoreductase subunit H, with amino-acid sequence MLLEIGIAAIKALAVLLMLLQLAGALGWVERKGSALIQDRIGANRASVFGFAGLGLVNTLMADPLKFIAKEDVVPAGADRFLHWLAPCVNLFPALVAFAVIPFGDVLEVGGLSINLQVAPLNVGILYVLATVSLGVYGVVLGGWASNNRWSLLGAIRGTAQMISYEVAMGLAIVSLVLTYGTLDLQEMARAQGGTLASWLPLPNWGIFYQPVAFLLFFVGGIAESKRTPFDLPEAESELISGYFTEYSGMKHLMFFMTDFVEVITVSALVATFFFGGWQVPFLARDGFHIAGGFFAVPHLAVVLLQLISFTLKVVFLCWFQIMIRWTVPRFRYDQLMRLGWKGLLPLALANVVVTAVVILALQP; translated from the coding sequence ATGCTGCTGGAAATCGGGATCGCGGCCATCAAAGCCCTGGCGGTGCTGCTGATGCTGCTGCAGCTCGCGGGCGCGCTCGGCTGGGTCGAGCGCAAAGGCAGCGCGCTGATACAGGACCGCATCGGTGCCAACCGCGCCTCGGTGTTCGGCTTCGCCGGCTTGGGGCTGGTCAACACCCTGATGGCCGACCCGCTCAAGTTCATCGCCAAGGAAGACGTCGTCCCGGCGGGTGCCGACCGCTTCCTGCACTGGCTGGCGCCGTGCGTGAATCTGTTCCCGGCGCTGGTCGCCTTCGCCGTCATTCCGTTCGGCGACGTACTCGAAGTCGGCGGCCTCAGCATCAACTTGCAGGTGGCACCGCTCAACGTCGGCATTTTGTACGTGCTCGCCACCGTCTCGCTGGGGGTGTACGGCGTGGTGCTGGGGGGCTGGGCCTCGAACAATCGTTGGTCGTTGCTCGGGGCCATTCGCGGCACCGCGCAGATGATCTCCTACGAAGTGGCGATGGGCCTGGCGATCGTGTCGCTGGTGCTCACCTACGGCACCCTGGATTTGCAGGAGATGGCGCGGGCGCAAGGCGGCACGCTGGCGAGCTGGCTGCCGCTGCCCAACTGGGGGATCTTCTACCAGCCGGTGGCCTTCTTGCTCTTCTTCGTCGGCGGCATCGCCGAGAGCAAGCGCACGCCGTTCGACTTGCCCGAAGCCGAGTCGGAGTTGATCAGCGGTTATTTCACCGAGTACTCGGGCATGAAGCACCTGATGTTCTTCATGACCGATTTCGTCGAGGTGATCACCGTTAGTGCTCTGGTCGCCACCTTCTTCTTCGGCGGCTGGCAGGTGCCGTTCCTGGCGCGCGACGGTTTCCACATTGCCGGTGGGTTCTTCGCGGTGCCGCACCTGGCGGTGGTGTTGTTGCAGCTGATCTCGTTCACCCTCAAGGTCGTATTCCTGTGCTGGTTCCAGATCATGATTCGCTGGACGGTGCCGCGTTTCCGTTACGACCAACTGATGCGGTTGGGCTGGAAGGGCCTGCTGCCGCTGGCGTTGGCCAACGTGGTGGTCACGGCTGTGGTCATCTTGGCGCTGCAACCCTGA